In the genome of Panulirus ornatus isolate Po-2019 chromosome 7, ASM3632096v1, whole genome shotgun sequence, the window ACTTAGGATCATCCTTTTTGTCATTGTTTGGGTatcctttgcactatttcctctaCTGTTAGGTCAGTACCAATGCGGATCTTCTTGCGTTTTGTAGAAAAGTTACTCCTTACTTTGTAAGAGAATTGATCTTTCTTTGGTTCCCAAATCATCCACAGTACCTTTTCAACCTCAGTAGCAATTATCTTAGAACCTTCTGTCATATCATGACTTCCAGACATTACCCATTGTTTCATCTGGAATCCTCCTCTTTTAAGGATCTCTTTGGTCGTTTTCTTCTTTCAAGGGCTTCCTCtgcactttcacatgaatgaagaaTGTCATCCACAGACGAGTTATTAATGATCATGGCAGTTGTTTCCGGGTACTTGTCTTTGAACATTTCGGCAGTTTTATAGAGGACTGTCATGGCAATCACTCCACTGGGTCTGTCACCGAAAGTTACCGTCTGTAAACAGTAATGGTCAGGCTCCCTGGTAGTGTTCATATCTCGCCACAAGAACTTGTGGGTCATTTCATCCACTTCAGAGAGGAGTACAGAATTATACATTTTACTGATATCTCCCACAATTGCTACCGGACTCTGACGAAACCTAAGCAATATGCCAAAAAGATCACTCAGCATATCAGGCCCCTTGGTATAATAGTCATTCAAGACGTGTCCCATGTATGAGGCAGAAGAATTAAACACTATTCTGATGGGAGTGTATTTAGAGTGTGGtcttaatatttcatgatgatggatgTAGTGTACTGGGCCCTGATAGTCCTTGATTACATCTGTAGTCAATTTTCGAGCTAAACCTCGCTCCACCATGTCACGGATCTCGTCACAATATTCCTTTGCATATGCAACTCCTGTTTTTGCTAATGTCTTTTCTGTAGCTCTAAGTGTGCCCATGCAGGCTGTGAAGTTATTTCGCAAGGTCTTTGGCGATTTTATCCATGGATAGGAAGCTGTCCATTGACTTGTTTTTGAGTCATGTATTAACCTTGTGTTATTAGAgacaattccctttcttctttaaGACTATATTTGTTACTTCCAATTGGACACTTTCCACATTTGCAGTTGCCACATTTTGGAATGCAACATGTTCCCAGATTTTCTACAGAGAAGAAGTCATCAAGCCTTCTCGTAACACTGGGTTTTGATTCAACAACTAAATCATTTACCGTACATGCAGCAATGTGATTAATCCTAACAAGAACATGAGCAGAGTCGACACCTTTCACCTTTAATCTAGGGTGCGAACCTCTAATACAGTATCCAAATGGTCCCCACAATAGTTGGAGGTTACCTACAGTTTTAACCACAGATGGGAATAATTTGCAGTAATCAGCGGCGATCAACCGATCAATTTTGCCATATGGACGTTCAATGTTCTTAGCTTGTACTCCTAGTAAATCTGCCACGCTACCCATATCCA includes:
- the LOC139749285 gene encoding uncharacterized protein, whose product is MGTLRATEKTLAKTGVAYAKEYCDEIRDMVERGLARKLTTDVIKDYQGPVHYIHHHEILRPHSKYTPIRIVFNSSASYMGHVLNDYYTKGPDMLSDLFGILLRFRQSPVAIVGDISKMYNSVLLSEVDEMTHKFLWRDMNTTREPDHYCLQTVTFGDRPSGVIAMTVLYKTAEMFKDKYPETTAMIINNSSVDDILHSCESAEEALERRKRPKRSLKEEDSR